The Deltaproteobacteria bacterium DNA window GTCAATCCCGACACCCCTTGTGCCTGGCACCTGATCATCACTAGGTTGGAGGAAAGGGGTCAACTGGATCTCCTGGAAGAGGTCCATGATCCGGCTGACTGGTCTAAACGCCAGGGGGTAGGATTCAGAAAAATCGTCAGGGAGGATCAACAGTAATGAACAGCGAAAGTCAGCTCAAGAAGGTATTATCTGCCGGCCATTTTGCCGTAACGGCCGAATGCGGTCCTCCCAAAGGGGCCGATCCGGAGGCCATCCTCAAAAAAGGACGTATCCTCAAAGGCTCGGTGGATAGTGTCAATGTTACAGACAACCAGACCGGTGTGGTCCGTCTTTCCAGCCTGGCGGCCTGCGCCCTGCTGAAGCAGGAAGGGCTCGACCCGGTACTCCAGATGGTTACCAGGGACCGGAACCGGATCGCCCTCCAGTCCGATATCCTGGGGGCCTCGGCCCTGGGGATTCGAAATATCCTCTGTTTGAGCGGGGACCATCAGTCCTTCGGGAACCAACCCCAGGCCGTAGGGGTCTTCGATCTAGATTCCATTCAATTGATCCGGGTGGTTCGACGGATGCGGGATGAGGCCCAGGTCCTGGGCGGTGATGCCCTGACCCGGCCTCCGGACCTGTTTGTAGGTGCCGCGGCCAACCCCTTTGCCGACCCCTTCTTTTACCGGGTCATCAGACTGGCCAAGAAGGTCCGGGCCGGAGCCGAATTTATCCAGACCCAGTGCATTTACAATCTGGAGCGGTTTAAAGAATGGATGACCCAGGTTACGGACCGGGGCCTGGAAAAGCAGGTCCATATTCTGGGAGGGATAACCCCGCTTAAATCCGCCAAGATGGCCGAATATATGAAGAGCCAGGTGGCCGGCATGGACATCCCCGACGAAATGATCCAGCGCATGAAATCCGTTCCGGCCAAACAACAGCGCCAGGAAGGGATTAAAATCAGCGTCGAGACCATCCAGGCCCTTAAGGAAATGGCCGGGGTTCAGGGAGTCCATATCATGGCCATTGAATGGGAAGATGTGGTCCCCCAGATCGTCGAAGAAGCCGGGCTGTTGCCGAGACCATTTTAGTTCGGAGTTCAGAGTTTAGAGTTCGGAGTGACTTGGTTTTACTCCGAACTCCGAACTCTAAACTAAAATTTTAATTAATTAACCATGAAATCCTAACCTAATTCATTGGTAACTTTTTTGTTATAGAGGGAATATGCCACCCAAATATCATATCCATACCGCCATGGTGCCCAACCGTTTTCCAACGGTTATCCGCTCCGGGGTTATCGCCTGGGAAGAGGGTTGTCTGAAATGCCCCCGTTGTGTCAAGCGGGAATGTGTCTACGGCGTCTATGATAAACGAAAACTCGATTCCCGTTTCATGTCGGATTCCCTGGATAGTTTGTGCAAAGACTGTTTCCGCTGTGTCCAGAATTGTCCGAACCGGCTGATCCACAAGGCCTTAAATCCCAATTACAAGAACCTGGGGGACAGCTACTGGACCCCGGAGATTATCTCCAAGCTCTGGTACCAGGCCGAATCCGGACGTATCCCCGTTTCCGGTGCCGGATACGGCGGGCCTTTTTCCGGACCCGGTTTTGATGCCATGTGGACGGATATGTCGGAAATCGTCCGGCCTACCCGGGACGGGATACATGGCCGGGAGTATATCAGCACCCAGGTCGATCTGGGGCGAAAGCACAAGGCCCTGGAATTCGATGGCCAGGGAAATCTCCTGTCCGTTCCCTACCCATCCGTGGAGATCCCGCTGCCCATCATTTTTGATATCCTGCCTTTTTCTCCGCCCCGGGATCGCATCAATCCCACCCTGCTCAGGGCAGCCAAAAATATGGGCACTTTTACCATCATCGATCAAAAAGATTGGCAACCGGGTTTGAAGCCTTATTTGAATAACATGATGCTCTATTTGACCACTGATC harbors:
- a CDS encoding methylenetetrahydrofolate reductase, translating into MNSESQLKKVLSAGHFAVTAECGPPKGADPEAILKKGRILKGSVDSVNVTDNQTGVVRLSSLAACALLKQEGLDPVLQMVTRDRNRIALQSDILGASALGIRNILCLSGDHQSFGNQPQAVGVFDLDSIQLIRVVRRMRDEAQVLGGDALTRPPDLFVGAAANPFADPFFYRVIRLAKKVRAGAEFIQTQCIYNLERFKEWMTQVTDRGLEKQVHILGGITPLKSAKMAEYMKSQVAGMDIPDEMIQRMKSVPAKQQRQEGIKISVETIQALKEMAGVQGVHIMAIEWEDVVPQIVEEAGLLPRPF